The Coturnix japonica isolate 7356 unplaced genomic scaffold, Coturnix japonica 2.1 chrUnrandom497, whole genome shotgun sequence genome includes a window with the following:
- the WDR83 gene encoding WD repeat domain-containing protein 83 produces the protein MAFPQPRPARPELPRKHVRTMECGQGAVRAVRFNADGNYCLTCGSDKTLKLWNPHKGTALRSYQGHGYEVLDAAGSFDNSQICSCGSDKTVVLWDVASGQVVRKYRGHAGKVNCVQFNEEATIIVSGSIDSTVRCWDSRSRRPDPVQVLDEAKDGISSLKLSAHEILTGSVDGRVRRYDLRAGQLYSDYVGSPITCVCFSKDGQCALAASLDSTLRLLDKETGEMLGEYTGHRSSSYRLDCVMSEQDTHVGSASEDGNVYFWDLVEGSLALTLPVGHGVVQSIAFHPTLPCLLAANKGCVQLWREDGFEGDTTTT, from the exons ATGGCGTTCCCGCAGCCCCGGCCGGCCCGGCCCGAGCTCCCCCGGAAGCACGTGCGGACCATGGAGTGCGGGCAAGGAGCGGTGCGAGCCGTGCGCTTCAACG CGGACGGCAATTACTGCCTGACGTGCGGCAGCGACAAGACGCTGAAGCTGTGGAACCCGCACAAGGGCACCGCGCTGCGCAGCTACCAGGGACACGGCTACGAGGTGCTGGACGCCGCCGG GTCCTTTGATAACAGCCAGATCTGCTCCTGTGGCTCCGATAAGACCGTGGTGCTCTGGGATGTGGCCAGTGGACAAGTGGTTCGCAAGTACCGCGGGCACGCGGGG AAAGTCAACTGTGTGCAGTTCAATGAGGAGGCCACCATCATCGTGTCTG GCTCTATCGACTCCACGGTGCGCTGCTGGGACTCCCGCTCACGCCGCCCTGACCCCGTGCAGGTGTTGGATGAGGCCAAGGACGGCATCTCCAGCCTGAAGCTGTCAGCCCACGAAATCCTGACGGG GTCTGTGGATGGCCGCGTGCGACGCTACGACCTGCGTGCGGGGCAGCTCTACTCTGACTACGTGGGGA GCCCCATCACCTGTGTCTGCTTCAGCAAGGATGGGCAATGCGCGTTGGCTGCCAGCCTGGACTCCACACTGCGCCTGCTAGACAAGGAGACGGGCGAGATGCTGGGCGA GTACACCGGGCACCGCAGCTCATCGTACCGCCTGGACTGCGTGATGAGTGAGCAGGACACACACGTGGGCAGCGCCTCTGAGGATGGCAACGTTTACTTCTGGGACCTGGTGGAG GGCTCCCTGGCACTGACATTGCCCGTGGGGCATGGGGTGGTACAGTCCATTGCCTTCCACCCCaccctgccctgcctgctggctgccaacaaaggctgtgtgcagctgtggcGTGAGGACGGCTTTGAGGGGGACACCACCACCACGTGA
- the WDR83OS gene encoding protein Asterix, with amino-acid sequence MVDPRRPARVTRYKPPSTESNPALEDPTPDYMNLLGMVFSMCGLMLKLKWCAWIAVYCSFISFANSRSSEDTKQMMSSFMLSISAVVMSYLQNPQPMSPPW; translated from the exons ATGGTCGATCCACGGCGGCCCGCGCGGGTCACGCg GTACAAACCGCCCAGCACCGAGAGCAACCCGGCACTGGAGGATCCCACACCGGACTACATGAACCTGCTGGGGATGGTGTTCAGCATGTGCGGGCTGATGCTCAAG ctgaagtggTGCGCGTGGATCGCTGTCTACTGCTCCTTCATCAGCTTTGCCAACTCCCGCAGCTCCGAGGACACGAAGCAGATGATGAGCAGCTTCAT GCTCTCCATCTCTGCCGTGGTGATGTCGTACCTGCAGAACCCGCAGCCCATGTCCCCGCCGTGGTGA